The following proteins are co-located in the Vigna angularis cultivar LongXiaoDou No.4 chromosome 2, ASM1680809v1, whole genome shotgun sequence genome:
- the LOC108326797 gene encoding glycerophosphodiester phosphodiesterase GDPD1, chloroplastic, producing MALKAVHVIDVPSLDHVPENASLALCSSRFPNGVEMDRSGFKMPKFVVIGHRGNGMNVLQSSDRRMRAIKENTIMSFNAASTFPLDFIEFDVQVTRDDCPVIFHDDFIFSEENGTVFGRRITELSLSEFLSYGPQREHGNEGKVLLRKKDGKIMPWDVEQDDSLCTLQEAFVKVEPAIGFNIELKFDDHIVYEQDYLVHVLQTILKVVFEYAKDRPIIFSTFQPDAALLIRKLQSNYPVFFLTNGGCEIYEDVRRNSLEEAMKLSVENGLEGIVSEIKGIFRDPATVTKIKESKLCLLSYGKLNNVPEAVYMQHLMGIDGVIVDLVKEITEAVADMIKPKKGGDGEGFTEGSGTVQGNSNPQFSQQELSFLLKLIPQLIQI from the exons ATGGCTCTCAAGGCCGTCCATGTCATCGACGTCCCTTCCCTTGACCACGTCCCCGAGAACGCCTCTCTCGCCCTCTGCTCCTCCCGCTTCCCCAACG GGGTCGAGATGGATCGGAGCGGCTTCAAGATGCCCAAGTTCGTCGTCATCGGCCACAGGGGTAACGGCATGAACGTTCTGCAATCTTCGGATCGAAGAATGAGAGCCATAAAGGAAAATACCATAATGTCCTTCAACGCCGCCTCTACTTTTCCTCTTGATTTCATAGAATTTGACGTTCAG GTGACGAGAGATGACTGCCCAGTCATTTTCCACGACGATTTCATCTTCTCGGAGGAGAAT GGTACTGTATTTGGAAGGAGGATCACAGAGCTGAGTCTTTCCGAGTTTCTTTCTTATGGGCCTCAGAGAGAGCATGGCAATGAGGGAAAGGTTTTGCTAAGGAAAAAAGATGGGAAGATAATGCCATGGGATGTTGAACAAGATGATTCACTGTGCACTCTCCAAGAGGCTTTTGTGAAGGTGGAACCCGCTATTGGTTTTAATATTGAGTTGAAGTTCGATGATCACATTGTCTATGAGCAAGATTATCTCGTTCATGTCCTTCAAACCATCTTAAAG GTTGTGTTTGAATACGCCAAGGATAGACCTATTATCTTCTCAACATTCCAGCCAGATGCAGCCTTGCTCATCCGGAAATTGCAAAGCAACTACCCT GTCTTTTTCTTGACAAATGGAGGATGTGAAATCTATGAAGATGTGAGGAGAAACTCATTGGAGGAGGCCATGAAGCTCTCCGTTGAGAATGGATTGGAAGGAATTGTCTCAGAAATTAAAGGGATTTTTAGAGATCCTGCTACAGTAACCAAGATAAAGGAGTCCAAGCTCTGCCTCCTTTCTTACGGCAAATTAAA CAATGTTCCTGAGGCAGTTTACATGCAACATCTAATGGGAATTGATGGAGTAATTGTGGATTTGGTTAAAGAAATAACCGAAGCAGTTGCAGATATGATAAAGCCAAAAAAGGGTGGTGATGGGGAGGGTTTTACGGAGGGGAGTGGGACGGTGCAGGGAAACTCAAATCCACAATTTTCACAGCAGGAGTTATCTTTCCTTTTGAAGCTTATCCcacaattgatacaaatttga
- the LOC108329060 gene encoding probable serine/threonine-protein kinase PBL7, whose amino-acid sequence MSSSCLCFGLRKKGKEKSDMGRDELNKNCKSVKNTNDVSESSPGNGPEENPVQEGENSHKARIFTFRELATATKSFRDETFIGQGGFGIVYKGIIGENQVVAVKRLDTTGVQGEKEFLVEVLMLSLLRHPNLVNMIGYCAEGDQRLLVYEYMALGSLESHLHDVSPDEEPLDWNTRMIIACGSAKGLHYLHDEAKPSVIYRDLKASNILLDEDFHPKLSDFGLAKFGPTGDQSYVATRVMGTQGYCAPEYATSGKLTKRSDIYSFGVVLLELITGRKAYDDKHGPEKLLVDWARPMLRDKRSFQRLVDPRLEGRYPGSCLPMVIELTAMCLREEPRQRPNAGDIVAALEFLSSKQYSPMLNTVNNTTEMESGESPNETTTILPKESVRERAVAEAKLWGETWRQKRQSGQNSPKEPHIEL is encoded by the exons ATGAGTAGTAGCTGTCTTTGTTTCGGGTTGAGGAAGAAGGGCAAAGAGAAGAGTGACATGGGACGGGACGAGCTAAACAAGAATTGCAAATCTGTAAAGAACACCAATGATGTCTCTGAAAGTTCTCCAG GGAATGGACCAGAAGAAAACCCAGTACAGGAGGGCGAAAATTCTCATAAGGCCCGGATATTTACCTTCCGAGAGCTTGCAACAGCAACAAAAAGTTTTAGAGATGAAACCTTTATTGGGCAAGGAGGATTTGGCATTGTTTACAAAGGAATAATTGGGGAAAATCAG GTTGTAGCTGTTAAAAGACTTGATACTACAGGAGTGCAAGGGGAGAAAGAATTTCTGGTGGAAGTTCTCATGCTTTCCCTTCTACGCCATCCCAACCTTGTTAATATGATTGGTTACTGTGCAGAAGGGGATCAACGTCTTCTTGTGTATGAGTACATGGCTTTGGGATCCCTAGAATCTCATCTTCATG ATGTTTCTCCTGATGAAGAGCCACTTGATTGGAATACCAGAATGATTATAGCTTGTGGATCAGCAAAAGGGCTACATTATCTCCACGATGAAGCAAAGCCTTCAGTTATATACAGGGATCTTAAAGCATCCAATATACTATTGGATGAAGATTTCCATCCAAAACTTTCTGATTTCGGGCTTGCAAAATTTGGTCCAACCGGAGATCAATCATATGTTGCCACAAGGGTCATGGGGACACAAGGTTACTGTGCCCCTGAATATGCCACCAGTGGAAAATTAACGAAGAGATCTGACATATACAGTTTTGGGGTTGTGTTATTGGAACTAATTACTGGACGCAAAGCATATGATGATAAGCATGGCCCTGAAAAGCTTCTAGTAGACTGG GCACGTCCAATGCTGAGAGACAAAAGAAGTTTCCAAAGATTGGTAGATCCACGGCTTGAAGGGAGGTACCCAGGATCATGTCTACCGATGGTGATTGAATTGACAGCCATGTGTCTTCGTGAAGAGCCACGTCAACGGCCTAATGCAGGAGATATAGTGGCAGCTCTGGAGTTCTTGTCATCCAAGCAATATTCCCCAATGTTGAACACAGTCAACAACACAACTGAGATGGAGAGTGGAGAGTCCCCAAATGAAACAACAACCATTTTGCCAAAAGAATCAGTGAGAGAGCGAGCTGTTGCAGAAGCCAAGCTGTGGGGGGAGACATGGAGGCAGAAACGACAAAGTGGGCAAAACAGTCCTAAGGAACCCCACATAGAGTTGTGA